The genomic window GACTGTCCGGGATTGAATTGTGTGATTCGCGCAGTTGTCAGTCATGCGACACTTACTTATGATTGGGAAGTGTTAGGTATTCCCTATGCGACCAAAGGGTTGCTTGAGCGTCAAACGATCGCACTTAATATGCACGGTTGGGATTTGCGGGGTATTGACCCATTACTGAATATGGGTGGCACAATTTTAGGCACAATTAATAAAGGCGATACCTTAGCTCATATAGATGAGATGCTTGCCAGTTATGAGGCGTTGGCTTTGGATGCGCTGATTGCCATTGGTGGTGATGGAAGTTTAAGTATTATTAATGAACTTGCTACCCAAGGTAATTGGAATTTAGTTGCTATCCCCAAAACTATTGATAATGATGTCGCCCTCACAGAACGAGCCATTGGGTTTGATACTGCTGTAAATACAATTGTTGATGCGATCAATCGTCTAACTTTCACAGCCGCTAGTCACGATCGCGTGATGATTGTGGAAGTTATGGGACGCACAGCCGGACATTTAGCACTCCACTCTGGCATAGCTGGCGGTGCAGACGTGATTTTAATCCCGGAACTAGCATACACAATTAAGGGATTATGTCAACATATAGCAGA from Nostoc sp. UHCC 0870 includes these protein-coding regions:
- a CDS encoding ATP-dependent 6-phosphofructokinase produces the protein MRKRIGILTSGGDCPGLNCVIRAVVSHATLTYDWEVLGIPYATKGLLERQTIALNMHGWDLRGIDPLLNMGGTILGTINKGDTLAHIDEMLASYEALALDALIAIGGDGSLSIINELATQGNWNLVAIPKTIDNDVALTERAIGFDTAVNTIVDAINRLTFTAASHDRVMIVEVMGRTAGHLALHSGIAGGADVILIPELAYTIKGLCQHIAELRDRWQRKFAIVVVAEGAKLCMEDMSNTTNSSPAPNSPILTLPPPKCGKGQYIAEQIALCSGNLIDTRVSVLGHIQRGGIPSALDRLTATVFGKAAVDLVAKGQFGQMLAWQHGEVVAVPIQEAVAQSPLHVDPDGYLVQSARSLGIYVGEKT